A genome region from Naumovozyma castellii chromosome 5, complete genome includes the following:
- the RSC8 gene encoding Rsc8p (ancestral locus Anc_7.204) encodes MSTEEPENTAPMENSTASNTAPETPLDTAEEGTAPPAVDNTTTTATTINKVDYEEEAHNLEDKALRFLAKQTHPIIVPSFASWFDISTIHELEKRSVPDFFDDSSRFKSPKAYKDTRNFIINTYRLSPFEYLTITAVRRNIAMDVASIVKIHAFLEKWGLINYQIDPRSKPSLIGPSFTGHFQVILDTPQGLKPLIPSEVIPEEDSKKDEDGDISMEQSANDEENTMEKKVKFKPREEFPINLSLRKNVYDSTNDFNALQSHDRGSRQLHKTYVCHTCGNDTVLVRYHNLRAKDANLCSKCFQEGHFGANFQSSDFVRLENNSTSKIKKNWSDQEILLLLEGLEMYEDQWEKIVDHVGGSKSLEDCVEKFLSLPIEDKYIDDVIGNAKQTSSKLTTTSSSTQMDTVKAVDATIKSLLDGTHKDVLQESIPESAQKLSQKYLQETQSVALELVDVTLKKLELKYSKLLKLEVNLENERQRYIKETEKLSTDRLSLSKQVSEVNDELSKLNVSQRIVLASEQVDSGIKLVEKDQEVEEEKTQLQLKSDEKIEALSHSEPQTYKAWSL; translated from the coding sequence ATGAGCACTGAAGAACCTGAAAATACCGCACCAATGGAAAACTCTACTGCCAGCAACACAGCTCCTGAAACACCACTTGATACTGCAGAAGAAGGTACAGCACCACCAGCTGTTGACAATACTACCACTACAGCAACCACTATAAATAAAGTTGATTATGAGGAGGAAGCTCACAACCTGGAAGATAAAGCCTTACGATTCCTTGCTAAGCAAACTCACCCGATTATTGTTCCATCGTTTGCGTCCTGGTTTGATATCTCCACGATACatgaattagaaaagaGATCTGTCCCTGACTTTTTCGATGACTCTTCTAGATTTAAGTCTCCAAAGGCTTACAAAGACACTAGaaattttatcattaataCATATAGATTATCACCTTTTGAATATCTCACCATTACTGCAGTAAGGAGAAACATTGCCATGGATGTTGCCTCCATTGTGAAGATCCATGCCTTCTTGGAGAAATGGGGGTTGATTAACTATCAGATTGATCCTAGATCTAAACCTTCGTTAATCGGACCTAGCTTTACGGGTCATTTCCAAGTCATTTTAGATACTCCACAAGGTTTGAAACCTTTAATACCATCTGAGGTTATCCCTGAGGAAGATTCCAAgaaggatgaagatggtgatATAAGTATGGAACAAAGCGCAAACGACGAAGAAAATACCATGGAAAAGAAAGTGAAATTTAAACCTAGAGAGGAATTTCCAATCAATCTGtcattaaggaaaaatgTTTACGATTCCACTAATGACTTTAACGCTTTACAATCTCATGATAGAGGATCCAGGCAATTGCATAAAACTTATGTGTGTCATACTTGTGGGAACGATACTGTCTTGGTCAGGTATCACAATTTACGTGCCAAGGATGCTAATCTATGTTCTAAATGTTTCCAAGAGGGACATTTTGGTGCCAATTTCCAATCTTCTGATTTTGTTAGGTTAGAAAATAACAGTACTAGCAAGATCAAGAAAAACTGGTCCGATCAAGAgatactattattattggaagGTTTGGAAATGTACGAGGATCAGTGGGAAAAAATTGTGGATCATGTAGGTGGTTCAAAAAGTTTAGAAGACtgtgttgaaaaattcttatCTTTAcccattgaagataaatATATAGATGATGTTATTGGAAATGCAAAACAAACGAGCTCGAAATTGACTACGACATCATCGTCTACTCAAATGGACACTGTAAAGGCTGTGGATGCTACTATTAAATCCCTTCTGGACGGTACACATAAAGACGTTTTGCAGGAATCTATCCCTGAGTCTGCTCAAAAGTTATCTCAAAaatatcttcaagaaaCTCAATCGGTAGCACTGGAACTTGTAGACGTGACGTTAAAGAAACTTGAACttaaatattccaaattattaaagCTGGAAGTCAACTTGGAGAACGAGCGTCAAAGATATATAAAGGAGACGGAGAAACTCTCTACGGACAGACTTTCTCTGAGTAAACAAGTTTCGGAAGtgaatgatgaattgtCTAAACTAAATGTCTCTCAAAGAATTGTATTAGCTTCCGAGCAAGTAGATTCAGGAATTAAACTAGTGGAGAAGGATCAGGAagtggaagaagaaaagactCAATTGCAATTGAAATCTGATGAAAAGATAGAGGCCCTTTCGCATTCGGAACCACAAACTTATAAGGCATGGTCGTTGTAA
- the IRC5 gene encoding putative ATPase (ancestral locus Anc_7.205), giving the protein MTTAMNPSPRTTRSSSRRSNRINYKEKADNDFSPDVLASDDDDDDTTINKDESLAPIWLHDDMNANDDVELDSDAGDNNDDLQLEDLLDHNKKSGKESNDESNEDSDLNEQDSKTVSLKLKKLNEFVKQSQVYSSIIADTLLKRTTELQNNVSNDKQVKKEEEPPLKKQKKSKPRGSILDFFRKKEEKEIKDEEENATQMDDVTISQEQPSMLKNCVLKPYQLEGLNWLITLYENGLNGILADDMGLGKTIQSIALLAFIYEMDTKGPFLIAAPLSTVDNWMNEFEKFAPDLPVLKYYHPGGKNERNKLMRNFFKKTNGTGIVVTSYEIIIRDADYIMSKQWKFLIVDEGHRLKNVNCRLIQELKRINTSNRLLLTGTPLQNNLAELWSLLNFIMPDIFTDFEIFNKWFDFKDLEMESNSSKLNKVINEELQKNLISNLHTILKPFLLRRLKKTVLANILPPKREYVVNCPLTPIQKKFYKRGLEGKLKKTIFKEYVKAFFTLNSDYIGSVSNKSIREFIDYKLHEGETDSDGQIQLNDTLQKMDTLFMEYIHKEIANKRLQNMMMQLRQIVDSTLIFYFPYLRPEDLTLQELLESSGKLKTLQRLVIPLIAKGHKILIFSQFVNMLDLLEDWCDLNSLAAFRIDGTIDNESRKEQLSKFNDKKNKHMVFLLSTRAAGLGVNLVGADTVVLFDSDWNPQVDLQAMDRCHRIGQTKPVIVYRFCCDNTLEHVILTRAANKRKLERLVIQMGKFNTLKKLALNEGSFLMQSKGDHNTKPSNKELVQELSQLLLSHGSSIGFQTGNGIGDELTDEEIRELTDRSLEAYKPNRDVELPHVRLFETTSGGF; this is encoded by the coding sequence ATGACTACTGCCATGAATCCCAGTCCTAGGACTACAAGATCTTCTTCTCGTAGAAGTAACCGCATCAACTACAAGGAGAAAGCGGATAATGATTTCAGCCCTGATGTCTTGGCATCcgatgacgatgacgatgacACCACGATTAATAAAGACGAAAGTCTGGCACCCATATGGCTGCATGATGACATGAATGCCAACGATGATGTGGAACTCGATTCTGATGCTGGCGACAATAACGATGACTTACAGCTAGAAGATTTGTTGGATCATAATAAGAAATCTGGTAAGGAATCGAACGATGAATCAAATGAAGATTCTGATTTAAATGAACAAGATAGTAAAACAGtatctttaaaattaaaaaaattgaatgagTTTGTCAAACAGAGTCAGGTATACTCAAGTATTATTGCGGATACTTTGTTGAAGAGAACTACAGAGCTACAAAATAATGTTTCAAATGACAAGCAAgtaaagaaagaagaagagcctccattgaaaaaacaaaagaaatcaaaacCAAGAGGATCCATCCTAGATTTCTTCaggaagaaagaagagaaggaaataaaagatgaagaagaaaatgcaACACAGATGGATGACGTTACAATATCACAAGAACAACCAAGCATGTTGAAAAACTGTGTATTGAAACCTTATCAACTGGAGGGTTTAAATTGGTTAATTACTCTGTATGAAAACGGATTAAATGGTATCCTTGCTGATGATATGGGATTGGGTAAAACAATCCAAAGTATAGCATTATTGGCCTTTATTTATGAAATGGATACTAAAGGTCCCTTCTTAATTGCTGCTCCATTAAGTACTGTGGATAACTGGATGAATGAATTCGAAAAATTTGCACCAGACTTACCtgtattaaaatattatcacCCTGGTGGTAAAAATGAACGAAACAAACTGATgagaaatttcttcaaaaagaCCAATGGAACTGGTATTGTAGTTACATCCTATGAAATAATTATTAGAGATGCGGATTATATTATGTCAAAACAatggaaatttttaattgttgACGAAGGTCATCgtttgaaaaatgtaaatTGTCGATTAATTCAAGAGTTGAAGCGTATAAATACCTCAAACAGGTTACTCTTGACTGGTACACCACTACAAAATAATCTAGCGGAGTTATGGTCCCTTTTAAACTTTATTATGCCTGATATATTCACGGATTTTGagatattcaataaatggtttgattttaaagatttagaaatgGAAAGCAATTCTagtaaattgaataaagtaattaatgaagaattgcaaaagaatttaatatcgAATTTACATACCATTTTAAAACCATTTTTGTTGAGGAGATTAAAGAAAACAGTATTGGCCAATATCTTGCCACCAAAGAGGGAGTACGTTGTTAATTGTCCTCTAACGCCtattcaaaagaaattctATAAAAGAGGTCTTGAAGgtaaattaaagaaaacgatatttaaagaatatgtTAAGGCTTTTTTTACTTTGAATTCTGATTACATTGGTTCTGTGTCGAATAAATCTATACGAGAATTCATCGATTACAAATTACACGAAGGTGAAACTGATAGTGATGGACAGATACAATTGAATGACACTTTACAAAAAATGGACACCTTATTTATGGAATACATTCACAAAGAAATAGCAAATAAGAGATTACAAAATATGATGATGCAATTGCGTCAAATTGTAGATTCCACTTTAATTTTCTATTTTCCATATCTACGTCCCGAAGACTTAACTTTACAGGAATTATTGGAATCCTCAGGCAAATTAAAAACTTTGCAGAGATTAGTGATACCATTGATCGCTAAAGGtcataaaatattaatattttcacaATTCGTTAATATGCTGGATCTATTGGAAGATTGGTGCGATTTGAATTCTCTGGCTGCATTTAGAATTGATGGTAcaattgataatgaatctAGAAAAGAGCAACTTTCgaaattcaatgataagaagaataagCACATGgtatttttattatctaCTAGAGCTGCTGGATTGGGGGTGAATCTAGTCGGTGCTGACACGGTTGTTCTCTTTGATAGTGATTGGAACCCACAAGTCGATTTACAAGCGATGGACCGTTGCCATCGAATTGGTCAAACAAAGCCTGTTATTGTGTATAGATTTTGTTGTGATAATACGTTAGAACATGTGATTCTTACCAGAGCGGCAAATAAAAGGAAGCTGGAACGATTAGTCATTCAAATGGGTAAGTTTAATACTCTGAAAAAGTTAGCACTCAATGAAGGATCCTTTTTGATGCAATCTAAAGGGGACCATAATACTAAGccttcaaataaagaacTTGTTCAAGAACTTTCTCAATTGTTGCTGAGCCATGGATCAAGTATTGGCTTTCAAACTGGAAATGGGATTGGTGACGAATTgactgatgaagaaataagGGAATTGACTGATCGTTCGTTAGAAGCCTATAAACCCAATAGAGATGTTGAACTACCGCACGTCagattatttgaaactACGTCAGGTGGGTTTTAA